A region of Candidatus Poribacteria bacterium DNA encodes the following proteins:
- a CDS encoding DUF5683 domain-containing protein has translation MLIISLLLFSLHASFAQEVENGADTEQQTPKPAEQERLVSPVGAIVRSAIFPGWGQFYSRGYFRGSLTVLGIGGSVVGALLAQNSFKNRYDAYALYASVNPNDETGVLERYEYANQRYKLRTFFMYTGIGIWVYSLIDSYVNANFYNATTLIQSIEKDAQDIEKLGIEVGATPSRLYLGIVKTF, from the coding sequence TTGCTAATTATATCACTACTGCTGTTCAGCCTCCACGCGAGTTTTGCGCAGGAGGTTGAAAACGGTGCAGATACTGAACAGCAAACGCCTAAACCGGCGGAACAAGAGAGACTTGTTTCACCAGTTGGGGCTATAGTACGTTCCGCCATTTTTCCCGGATGGGGACAATTCTATAGCCGCGGTTATTTTCGTGGTAGCCTCACTGTTTTGGGAATAGGCGGTTCTGTTGTCGGTGCCTTATTAGCACAGAATTCTTTTAAGAATCGTTACGATGCCTACGCACTCTATGCAAGTGTAAATCCCAACGATGAAACAGGCGTGCTGGAGCGTTATGAGTACGCAAATCAGCGTTATAAACTCAGGACATTTTTTATGTATACTGGCATTGGTATTTGGGTTTATAGCCTCATTGATTCTTATGTCAATGCAAATTTTTACAACGCGACTACATTGATTCAGTCTATTGAGAAAGATGCACAAGATATTGAAAAATTGGGAATTGAAGTCGGGGCGACCCCGTCGCGTCTGTATTTGGGTATTGTTAAAACCTTTTAA